The Zygosaccharomyces rouxii strain CBS732 chromosome G complete sequence genome contains a region encoding:
- the GCN20 gene encoding putative AAA family ATPase GCN20 (highly similar to uniprot|P43535 Saccharomyces cerevisiae YFR009W GCN20 Positive regulator of the Gcn2p kinase activity forms a complex with Gcn1p proposed to stimulate Gcn2p activation by an uncharged tRNA) — MATIGSQVRSAAGSLDPVVTDYAVGYLNHLSNITFDAVQSKQVDLSTEVDFISNLLLDAGATNEKVKQLSENVLDRLNQQLDENRAKLEVTGDTSRRLLDINVLQSHNGKANIDTSLNMLGVNGDIEHTGRKMDTRVDLKKLAKAEQKIAKKVAKRNNKFVKYEASKLIAPQKEEDYDSFFLKINPLELGAGAGKSKDIHIDTFDLYVGDGQRILSDSRLTLSSGHRYGLVGQNGIGKSTLLKALSRRELNVPKHISILHVEQEIKGDETQALQSVLDADVWRKQLLGEESKINERLQEIEKLRTEFEEDSLEVKKLDNEQADLDNRLQQIAERLVDMESDKAESRAASILYGLGFSQEAQKLPTNSFSGGWRMRLSLARALFCQPDLLLLDEPSNMLDVPSIAYLSEYLKSYPSTILVVSHDRAFLNEVATDIIYQHNERLDYYRGQDFDTFYATKEERRKNAQREYDNQMAYRKHLQEFIDKYRYNAAKSQEAQSRIKKLEKLPVLEPPEGEKSVSFKFPECSKLSPPIIQLQDVTFGYNENNLLLKDVNLDVQLNSRIALVGANGCGKTTLLKIMMETLTPLKGYVSRNPRLRLGYFAQHHVDAMDLNASAVEWMSKTFPGRSDEEYRRHLGSFGITGSLGLQRMELLSGGQKSRVAFAALCLNNPHVLILDEPSNHLDTSGIDALVDALKNFTGGVLMVSHDISVINSVCNEIWVSEDGSARRFEGTIHDYKKYILESADKQGVVKRQ, encoded by the coding sequence ATGGCAACCATTGGATCTCAAGTTCGTAGTGCAGCTGGATCTCTAGATCCAGTTGTTACTGATTATGCTGTAGGCTATCTCAATCATCTTTCCAATATTACATTTGATGCAGTTCAAAGTAAGCAAGTGGATTTAAGCACAGAAGTTGATTTCATTTCAAACCTTTTGCTTGATGCTGGTGCCACAAATGAAAAAGTGAAACAATTGTCTGAAAATGTTTTGGATAGATTGAACCAACAGTTGGATGAAAACCGTGCTAAGTTGGAAGTTACTGGTGATACTTCAAGAAGATTGCTTGACATTAACGTTTTACAAAGCCATAATGGTAAGGCTAATATTGATACCTCTTTGAATATGCTTGGTGTTAATGGTGATATCGAACACACAGGTAGAAAGATGGACACTAGAGttgatttgaagaaattggcaAAGGCAGAACAAAAGATTGCCAAGAAAGTGGCAAAGAGAAATAACAAATTTGTGAAATATGAAGCATCTAAATTGATTGCACCAcagaaggaagaagattacgattccttcttcttgaagATCAACCCATTGGAACTTGGTGCTGGTGCCGGTAAATCAAAGGATATCCATATCGATACTTTCGACCTTTACGTGGGTGAtggtcaaagaattttaTCGGATTCAAGATTAACTTTGAGCTCAGGTCACCGTTATGGTCTGGTTGGTCAAAACGGTATTGGTAAATCCACCCTATTGAAGGCCTTGTCCAGAAGAGAATTGAATGTTCCTAAACACATTTCCATTTTACATGTGgaacaagaaattaaaggTGATGAAACACAAGCTTTGCAAAGTGTCTTGGATGCAGATGTGTGGAGAAAACAACTGTTGGGTGAAGAATCGAAGATAAACGAaagattacaagaaattgagaaattgagaactgaatttgaagaagatagtTTGGAAGTtaagaaattggataatgAACAAGCAGATTTGGATAACCGTTTACAACAGATTGCAGAAAGACTGGTAGATATGGAATCTGACAAAGCAGAATCAAGAGCAGCATCGATATTATACGGTTTAGGTTTTAGTCAAGAGGCTCAAAAATTACCAACCAACTCCTTTTCTGGTGGTTGGAGAATGAGACTGTCGTTGGCAAGAGCTCTTTTCTGTCAACCTGATTTGTTACTACTGGATGAACCTTCTAATATGTTGGACGTGCCGTCCATTGCATATCTTTctgaatatttgaaatcttaTCCTTCTACCATTTTGGTTGTTTCCCACGATCGTGCATTCTTGAATGAAGTGGCAACAGATATCATTTACCAACACAACGAAAGATTGGATTACTACAGAGGTCAAGACTTCGATACTTTCTATGCAAccaaggaagaaagaagaaagaatgCTCAAAGAGAATACGACAACCAAATGGCCTACAGAAAACATTTGCAAGAATTCATCGACAAGTATAGATACAATGCAGCTAAGTCTCAAGAAGCACAATCAAGAATTAAGaagttggaaaaattacCAGTCTTGGAACCACCAGAGGGGGAGAAGAGCGTCAGTTTCAAATTCCCAGAATGTTCCAAACTTTCTCCACCTATTATTCAATTACAAGACGTTACCTTTGGTTACAATGAAAACAACTTGCTTTTGAAAGATGTTAACTTAGATGTTCAACTAAATTCGAGAATTGCACTTGTTGGTGCCAACGGTTGCGGTAAGACTACGTTATTGAAGATCATGATGGAAACTTTGACTCCTTTGAAGGGTTATGTTTCAAGGAATCCTAGACTACGTCTTGGTTATTTCGCACAACACCACGTCGATGCCATGGACCTTAACGCATCAGCTGTGGAGTGGATGTCCAAGACTTTCCCTGGTAGGAGTGATGAAGAGTATAGACGTCACTTGGGTTCTTTTGGTATCACTGGTTCTTTAGGTCTACAAAGAATGGAGCTACTATCAGGTGGTCAAAAGTCCCGTGTCGCGTTTGCCGCTCTATGTTTGAACAATCCACATGTATTGATTCTGGACGAACCTTCTAACCACTTGGATACCTCTGGTATCGATGCACTTGTGGATGCcttgaagaatttcacTGGTGGTGTTCTCATGGTTTCCCACGATATCTCTGTCATTAACAGTGTTTGTAATGAAATTTGGGTTTCTGAGGACGGTTCCGCTAGAAGATTCGAAGGTACTATTCATGACTACAAGAAGTACATCTTGGAGTCCGCTGACAAGCAAGGTGTGGTCAAGAGACAAtga
- the DIS3 gene encoding exosome catalytic subunit DIS3 (highly similar to uniprot|Q08162 Saccharomyces cerevisiae YOL021C DIS3 Nucleolar exosome component involved in rRNA processing and RNA degradation binds Gsp1p/Ran and enhances the GEF activity of Srm1p implicated in mitotic control homologous to the E. coli RNase R of the RNase II family): MSVAAALPKRKRLSEGLTVTQKVFVRSRNGRASKIVREHYLRKDIPCLSRACDKCPEIVVPDAKSELPSFVLSESPLELPSIGKHYVVLDTNVILQAIDLLENPDCFSDVIVPQIVLEEVRNKSYPVYTRLRSLTKNSDDKKRFIVFHNEFNEFTFIDRLPEESINDRNDRAIRKACQWYGEHLEPYGIKIVLVTNDRLNRDAADKSKDSFISMSLFDYVQALPNGDEIKDSIPNFEVSSENTKDTEAKSEFTYPEYYSTSRIMGGLKNGALFQGNIQISEYNFLEGSINLPNFSKPVLIVGPKNLNRAFNGDQVVVELLPQSEWKAPSSIALDSEHFDVNDNADIDGDDDNSQVVLSDKQRKLLTQDAILAQKSNKVQPTARVVSITRRSWRQYVGQIAPNSVDAQNGGTQNVFVILMDKCLPKIRIRTRRAHELLSQRIVISVDSWPETHKYPLGHFVRNLGEVESVQAETEALLLEHDVEYRPFSKKVLECLPPEGHDWKAPETLDDASAVSKDPLLPKRRDLRDKLICSIDPPGCVDIDDALHAKKLPNGNWEVGVHIADVTHFVKPNTALDGEGASRGTSVYLVDKRIDMLPMLLGTDLCSLKPYVDRFAFSVLWELNENADIVNVDFAKSVIKSREAFSYEQAQLRIDDPNQQDELTHGMRALLKLSIKLKEKRINAGALNLASPEVKVHMDSETSDPNEVEIKKLLATNSLVEEFMLLANISVARKIYDSFPQTAMLRRHASPPSTNFELLNEMLQTRKGMSISLESSKALADSLDRCIDPKDPYFNTLVRIMSTRCMMAAQYFYSGAYSYSDFRHYGLAVDIYTHFTSPIRRYCDVVAHRQLAGAIGYEPLDLSHRDKNRMDMICKNINKKHRNAQFAGRASIEYYVGQVMRNNESVETGYVIKVLNNGIVVLVPKFGVEGLIRLENLTKDTGSASFDEVEFKLSFTQATTGKRRDVHVFEKVDVQVRSVLDQVTSKRKAELLLI; encoded by the coding sequence ATGTCAGTTGCGGCTGCACTTCCAAAAAGAAAGCGTCTTTCTGAAGGCCTCACCGTTACTCAAAAGGTTTTTGTTAGATCCCGTAATGGGAGGGCATCCAAAATCGTTAGGGAACACTATCTGAGAAAAGATATCCCTTGTTTATCTAGGGCTTGTGATAAATGTCCCGAGATTGTGGTACCAGATGCTAAAAGTGAGCTGCCGTCATTCGTTCTATCCGAATCACCATTAGAGTTACCATCAATCGGTAAGCACTATGTGGTTCTGGATACCAACGTCATTTTACAAGCTATTGACCTGTTAGAAAATCCAGATTGTTTTTCAGATGTTATTGTTCCACAGATTGTCCTCGAAGAAGTTAGAAATAAGTCTTATCCAGTTTACACGAGACTTAGAAGTCTTACAAAGAACAGTGACgacaagaaaagatttaTCGTATTCCATAACGAGTTCAATGAGTTTACATTTATCGATAGATTACCTGAAGAATCCATTAATGATAGAAACGACAGAGCCATAAGAAAGGCTTGTCAATGGTACGGTGAACATTTAGAACCTTATGGAATTAAAATCGTTTTAGTGACTAATGATCGTCTCAATAGGGATGCCGCTGATAAATCTAAGGATTCTTTCATTAGCATGAGTCTTTTTGATTACGTGCAAGCGTTACctaatggtgatgagaTTAAGGATTCCATACCTAATTTCGAGGTTTCTTCAGAAAATACTAAAGATACTGAAGCTAAATCAGAATTTACTTACCCCGAATATTACTCCACATCCAGAATAATGGGTGGGTTGAAGAATGGTGCACTGTTCCAAGGTAACATTCAAATCTCTGAATACAACTTTTTGGAAGGTTCCATTAATCTACCTAATTTCTCGAAACCCGTACTGATCGTGGGACCAAAGAATTTAAACAGGGCCTTTAATGGTGATCAAGTTGTTGTAGAGCTGTTACCACAATCTGAATGGAAGGCACCATCTTCCATCGCTCTTGATTCAGAACATTTTGATGTTAACGACAATGCTGAtattgatggtgatgatgataattcACAAGTTGTCCTTTCCGACAAGCAGCGTAAATTATTGACTCAAGATGCCATTTTGGCTCAAAAATCCAATAAAGTTCAACCTACTGCTAGAGTCGTTTCCATTACAAGAAGATCCTGGAGACAGTACGTGGGTCAAATTGCCCCCAACTCTGTGGACGCTCAAAATGGTGGGACCCAGAACGTGTTTGTCATTTTGATGGATAAATGTTTGCCCAAGATCAGAATTCGTACTAGACGTGCCCATGAATTGCTTAGCCAGAGAATTGTCATTTCGGTGGATTCGTGGCCAGAAACTCACAAGTATCCCCTTGGTCATTTTGTGAGAAATCTTGGTGAGGTAGAATCCGTGCAAGCAGAAACAGAAGCTCTACTTTTGGAACACGATGTAGAGTACAGaccattttccaagaaagtATTGGAATGTTTGCCTCCAGAAGGTCACGATTGGAAAGCTCCAGAAACTTTGGATGATGCAAGTGCTGTCTCCAAGGATCCATTGCTACCCAAGAGACGTGATCTAAGAGACAAATTAATCTGCAGTATCGATCCTCCTGGATGTGTTGATATCGATGATGCTCTCCATGCTAAAAAACTTCCAAACGGTAACTGGGAAGTTGGTGTACACATTGCAGATGTTACTCATTTCGTGAAGCCAAATACTGCCCTCGATGGAGAAGGTGCTTCCAGAGGTACATCTGTTTACCTGGTGGATAAGCGTATTGATATGCTTCCAATGTTATTGGGTACTGATTTGTGTTCTTTGAAACCTTACGTAGATAGATTTGCATTCTCCGTGCTTTGGGAACTGAACGAAAATGCTGACATTGTCAATGTGGATTTTGCAAAATCCGTTATCAAATCGAGAGAAGCTTTCTCTTACGAGCAAGCACAATTAAGAATCGATGATCCAAATCAACAGGACGAATTGACTCATGGTATGAGAGCTTTACTGAAACTATCGATTAAgttgaaggaaaaaagaataaatgCTGGTGCGTTGAATTTAGCATCACCAGAAGTCAAGGTTCACATGGATAGTGAGACTTCCGACCCTAATGaagttgaaattaaaaaacTTTTAGCAACCAACTCTCTTGTGGAAGAATTTATGTTGTTAGCTAACATCTCTGTGGCTAGAAAGATTTATGATTCATTCCCTCAGACTGCCATGCTAAGAAGACACGCCTCTCCACCATCGACTAACTTCGAACTCTTGAATGAAATGCTACAGACCAGAAAGGGAATGTCTATTTCCCTCGAGTCTTCCAAGGCTTTAGCTGATTCCTTGGATCGCTGTATTGATCCAAAAGATCCTTACTTCAATACGCTGGTCCGTATTATGTCTACACGTTGTATGATGGCGGCTCAGTATTTCTATTCTGGTGCTTACTCATATTCTGACTTCCGTCATTATGGTCTAGCCGTAGACATTTACACACATTTCACTTCCCCTATCAGACGTTATTGTGATGTTGTAGCACACAGACAGCTTGCTGGTGCAATAGGGTATGAACCATTAGATTTATCACACAGAGATAAAAATAGGATGGACATGATCTGCAAGAACATTAACAAAAAGCATAGAAATGCCCAATTCGCTGGTAGGGCCAGTATTGAGTACTATGTAGGTCAAGTTATGAGAAATAACGAATCTGTTGAAACCGGATACGTTATCAAGGTTCTCAATAATGGTATTGTGGTGCTTGTTCCTAAGTTTGGTGTTGAAGGTCTGATAAGATTAGAGAATTTGACGAAGGACACTGGTTCTGCCTCATTTGATGAAGTAGAATTTAAGTTATCCTTCACACAAGCAACCACGGGCAAACGCAGAGATGTTCATGTGTTTGAAAAGGTGGACGTTCAAGTGAGATCAGTGTTAGATCAAGTTACCAGCAAACGTAAAGCAGAATTATTGTTGATATAA
- the IFM1 gene encoding translation initiation factor 2 (similar to uniprot|P25038 Saccharomyces cerevisiae YOL023W IFM1 Mitochondrial translation initiation factor 2): MWRLAQSGRLQSGFLLGVRRYAKPSKKASTTISNSLKKLNFVIPNYISVNKLSNLLNCRSERLVKDLTGLGFANVTQNYILSRDYVELILQEYNYELPASRKQLNAQTVYDELKSPVNPKLLQKRPPVVTIMGHVDHGKTTIIDHLRKSSVVSQEHGGITQHIGAFQVVTPVSKKKITFLDTPGHAAFLKMRERGANITDIIVLVVSVEDSIMPQTIEAIKHAKNSGNETIIAITKIDKIKQPRERERALERVTADLIAHDIQLEQVGGDVQVVPLSARSGENMDLLEESIVLLSDVMDIRAEDSNKVAAEGWVLESQVKKSVGIVATVLLKKGCLQKGNILVCGNTYCRVRNLLDSAGRPVTKAMPADAVEVLGWKEIPEAGDQVIQAKNEAQAKKYNAKRIALLEVEEQAINVEKLNLERGLKRDEDDAQDENEDGEDIDSTKQELGPKKVNFIVKADVSGSAEAIKESIASLGNEEVVCNVVSSSVGPPAESDLKMAQITDSKILCFNLGSLPTEVINNRKGVDIRQYNVIYKLIEDVTQVLTDNLKPIYETKHVAQIDVREIFEFTLKKKVIKIAGCRVENGKIFRNSTVQILRNDQVIFDGKLATLKQGKDDTLEVTKGNECGITFEKGFEDYEAGDKIMVYERQRVPRYL, translated from the coding sequence ATGTGGAGACTGGCACAAAGCGGTAGGTTGCAGTCAGGTTTCTTGCTGGGAGTTAGGCGCTATGCGAAACCGTCCAAAAAGGCTTCTActacaatttcaaatagttTGAAAAAGCTGAATTTTGTCATCCCTAACTACATATCGGTCAATAAGCTTTCGAATCTTTTAAATTGCCGCTCTGAACGGCTAGTCAAAGACTTAACGGGATTAGGATTTGCAAACGTCACACAGAACTACATTTTGTCGAGGGATTACGTGGAGTTAATCTTACAGGAGTATAATTATGAATTGCCCGCTTCCCGAAAGCAGTTAAACGCCCAAACGGTTTACGATGAGTTGAAGAGTCCTGTAAATCCAAAACTGTTACAGAAGAGACCACCTGTTGTTACAATTATGGGACATGTCGATCACGGTAAGACGACAATTATTGATCATTTGAGGAAATCATCCGTTGTATCGCAAGAGCACGGCGGTATTACACAACACATTGGTGCATTTCAAGTGGTAACACCAGtttccaagaaaaagattACGTTTTTAGATACCCCAGGCCATGCAgcatttttgaagatgagagaAAGAGGTGCTAATATTACGGATAttattgttcttgttgtttcCGTTGAAGATTCCATTATGCCTCAAACGATAGAGGCCATTAAACATGCAAAGAATTCCGGTAATGAAACTATAATTGCCATTACTAAAATTGATAAGATTAAGCAACCAAGGGAAAGGGAAAGAGCCCTTGAAAGAGTAACTGCAGATTTGATTGCTCATGATATCCAGTTGGAACAGGTCGGGGGTGATGTACAAGTAGTTCCGTTGAGCGCCCGTTCTGGTGAAAATATGGATTTATTAGAGGAAAGTATTGTTCTTTTAAGTGATGTGATGGATATTAGGGCAGAAGATTCTAACAAAGTTGCCGCTGAAGGTTGGGTGTTAGAATCACAAGTGAAGAAGAGCGTCGGTATTGTAGCCACagttcttttgaaaaaaggtTGTTTGCAAAAGGGTAATATTCTTGTTTGTGGTAATACGTACTGTAGAGTAAGAAATCTACTTGACAGCGCAGGTAGGCCGGTAACCAAGGCAATGCCAGCAGATGCTGTAGAAGTATTAGGTTGGAAAGAAATACCTGAAGCCGGAGATCAAGTGATTCAGGCTAAAAACGAAGCACAAGCGAAGAAATACAATGCTAAGAGAATAGCACTTCTAGAAGTGGAAGAGCAGGCTATTAATGTGGAAAAGttgaatttggaaagaggTCTTAAGAGAGATGAAGACGACGCCcaagatgagaatgaagaTGGCGAAGATATTGATAGTACAAAACAGGAACTTGGTCCAAAGAAGGTGAATTTTATCGTCAAGGCCGATGTTTCTGGGTCTGCGGAAGCTATCAAAGAAAGCATTGCATCATTAGGTAACGAAGAAGTCGTTTGTAATGTTGTTTCGTCGTCGGTGGGTCCTCCGGCAGAAAGTGATCTAAAGATGGCTCAAATTACGGACAGTAAAATACTGTGCTTCAATTTAGGTAGCTTACCAACTGAAGTGATTAATAACAGGAAAGGTGTTGATATTAGACAGTACAATGTGATCTACAAACTGATCGAAGATGTGACTCAAGTACTGACAGATAATTTGAAACCTATTTATGAGACCAAACACGTTGCACAGATCGATGTACGAGAAATATTTGAGTTCAcactgaagaagaaggtcATCAAGATCGCTGGTTGCAGAGTTGagaatggtaaaattttCAGAAACTCTACCgttcaaattttgagaaacGATCAAGTAATATTCGATGGTAAATTAGCTACTTTGAAACAGGGTAAAGATGATACTCTTGAAGTTACAAAGGGTAATGAGTGTGGTAtaacttttgaaaaaggatttgaagattATGAAGCAGGTGATAAGATTATGGTTTATGAAAGACAACGTGTACCTCGTTACTTGTAA
- the TSR4 gene encoding small subunit rRNA maturation protein TSR4 (similar to uniprot|P25040 Saccharomyces cerevisiae YOL022C Protein required for cell viability), which produces MSLSASDDENFADKTSQVYLGFVDTPVKEEDDISIEDTFIGGEPKWLHPDSKPNDDFLKCGACKSKDNMRLLLQAFAPLDYDQMEDLQSLSGLKNMRYINPDDDRVLYVFICTKCPRKANSVRCIRGVKKNRPQTGSQKISDKMASLSVEKEFNINPFDTSKSNPNPFGGNPFGQSSENPFSAPTSATNNDSKKEKADTDDQQISAKTARKMHENLKDKQFDSTRSFKSYLLYVEEESFKNKKPDHLKLPKNLKIDKNALELTGESESNLEKNPIKLDPRTEKLSKFLDDETFQKFQEIVGYNPGQVLRYDLGGKPLLYVDTKVDLINTVANPGYNPSSKRIFEMQLMPKMIIDLEEEVSLLDSMEWGTIMIFTDLENYVPQFDDNDVGYVEECVRVQWE; this is translated from the coding sequence ATGTCACTATCAGCatctgatgatgaaaactTTGCGGATAAGACTAGTCAAGTCTATTTAGGTTTTGTTGATACACCGGttaaggaagaagatgacaTTTCCATCGAAGATACTTTTATTGGCGGTGAACCTAAATGGCTACACCCAGATTCTAAACCCAATGATGACTTTCTAAAATGTGGTGCTTGTAAATCTAAGGATAACATGCGTTTGCTCTTACAAGCTTTTGCCCCATTGGATTACGACCAAATGGAAGACTTACAAAGCTTATCAGGTCTCAAGAATATGCGATACATTAATCCAGACGATGATAGAGTTCTCTACGTTTTTATCTGTACTAAATGTCCACGTAAGGCCAATTCAGTTAGGTGCATTCGTGGTGTCAAGAAGAACAGGCCTCAAACTGGCTCCCAGAAGATTTCTGATAAGATGGCGTCTTTATCCGTGGAGAAAGAATTCAACATTAATCCATTTGACACCTCTAAAAGCAATCCTAACCCATTTGGTGGCAATCCATTTGGACAAAGCTCGGAAAACCCATTCTCAGCACCCACTTCTGCCACTAATAACGATTcgaagaaagagaaagcGGATACTGATGACCAACAGATATCTGCCAAGACGGCCAGGAAAATGcatgaaaatttaaaggataaacaatttgattctACGAGATCTTTTAAAAGTTATCTTCTTTAcgtggaagaagaatctttcaagaacaaaaaacCTGATCACTTGAAATTAcccaaaaatttaaagattgataaaaatgcattagaATTGACAGGAGAATCTGAATCTAATCTAGAGAAAAACCCAATTAAATTGGATCCACGTACTGAgaaactttccaaatttttggacgatgaaactttccaaaaatttcaagaaatcgtCGGATATAATCCTGGTCAAGTGCTTCGTTACGATTTAGGTGGTAAGCCATTGTTGTATGTGGATACTAAAGTTGATTTGATTAATACAGTGGCCAACCCAGGTTATAATCCATCATCAAAAAGGATATTTGAAATGCAATTAATGCCTAAAATGATTATCGATTTGGAGGAAGAGGTTTCTCTGCTAGATAGTATGGAATGGGGAACCATCATGATTTTTACAGATCTAGAAAACTACGTACCGCAATTCGACGATAACGATGTGGGATACGTAGAAGAATGTGTTAGAGTTCAATGGGAatag
- the UBP6 gene encoding ubiquitin-specific protease UBP6 (highly similar to uniprot|P43593 Saccharomyces cerevisiae YFR010W UBP6 Ubiquitin-specific protease situated in the base subcomplex of the 26S proteasome releases free ubiquitin from branched polyubiquitin chains deletion causes hypersensitivity to cycloheximide and other toxic compounds), with product MSDSKLEFNIKHAGKSYPISLGNNATAGELKSCVEDLTKVPLSRQKYMVKGGLVDDSAKLVDVIKPGSTLMLLGTADAGLVSKPAEKNQFIEDLAPEEQLQRSSDLPIGFQNMGNTCYLNSTLQALYRIKPLRELILSYNGSETATSSAADSTVESHKKIVLELQRCFQNLKNKSFKSVMPMVLLTALRKCYPQFAERDSQMGFYKQQDAEELFTQLFHSLSVVFGDKFEDEFSINFKTTTTDSANENDVSVKEESDTKLQCHISSNTNFLKNGLVESLHETIEKRSEFTGANSKYVVDKQITRLPKYLTVQYVRFFWKRSTGKKSKILRKVSFPFQLDVSDMLTPEYMKEKIKVRDEFRRIEKEKAEKDRDSKRRKIDSSNGSNLSSMTPRERYETEQALAQSEREHWEAEFKKHTPSEVTEGENPSSLYELVGVITHQGANSESGHYQSFIRDDYDEDKWYKFNDDKVSVVDKEKIESLSGGGESDSALILIYKGFGL from the exons ATGAGTGACTCCAAGTTAGAAT TTAATATTAAGCATGCCGGTAAGAGCTATCCAATTTCGTTGGGTAATAATGCTACTGCTGGAGAACTAAAGTCTTGTGTTGAAGACTTGACGAAGGTTCCATTATCACGTCAGAAATACATGGTAAAAGGTGGTTTAGTAGATGATAGCGCAAAACTTGTCGATGTGATTAAACCGGGATCCACTTTGATGTTATTGGGTACTGCAGATGCAGGATTGGTATCTAAACCAgctgaaaaaaatcaatttatTGAAGATTTGGCACCAGAAGAACAATTGCAAAGGAGTAGTGATTTACCCATTGGTTTCCAAAATATGGGTAATACCTGTTATTTGAATTCAACTTTACAAGCTTTGTACAGGATAAAACCTTTGagagaattgattttaagTTATAATGGTTCTGAAACTGCTACCTCATCAGCAGCGGACTCTACAGTTGAATCGCATAAGAAAATTGTATTAGAGTTGCAGCGttgtttccaaaatttgaagaataaaagttttaaaTCAGTAATGCCTATGGTTCTTTTAACTGCGTTGAGAAAATGTTATCCACAATTTGCTGAACGTGATTCTCAAATGGGCTTTTATAAGCAACAAGATGCAGAGGAGCTTTTCACGCAGTTGTTTCATTCCTTAAGTGTTGTATttggtgataaatttgaagatgaatttagtataaatttcaaaacgACAACTACGGATAGTgccaatgaaaatgatgtCAGTGTGAAGGAAGAATCTGACACTAAATTACAGTGTCACATTTCAAGTAATACcaactttttgaaaaatggtctCGTAGAATCATTGCATGAAACTATAGAGAAAAGATCTGAATTTACTGGGGCTAATTCCAAATATGTGGTTGATAAGCAGATTACTAGACTGCCCAAATATTTGACGGTTCAGTATGTGAGATTCTTCTGGAAAAGATCAACCGGtaaaaaatccaaaattttacGTAAAGTTTCATTCCCATTCCAATTGGATGTTTCCGATATGTTAACACCAGAATACATGAAAGAGAAGATTAAAGTTcgtgatgaatttagacGCatagagaaggaaaaagcGGAAAAAGATCGTGATTCTAAGAGACGTAAAATCGACAGTAGTAATGGTTCAAATCTAAGTTCAATGACCCCACGTGAGAGGTATGAAACCGAACAGGCTTTGGCTCAAAGTGAAAGAGAGCATTGGGAAGCCGAATTTAAGAAACATACGCCAAGCGAGGTAACTGAAGGTGAGAATCCTTCTTCGCTATATGAGTTAGTAGGTGTCATAACTCATCAAGGTGCAAATTCAGAATCTGGTCACTACCAATCATTTATTAGAGATGATTACGATGAGGATAAATGGTATAAATTCAATGACGATAAAGTTAGCGTCGtagacaaagaaaaaattgaatctctaagtggtggtggtgaaagtGACAGTGCACTAATATTGATTTACAAGGGCTTTGGCCTATGA